The window GGGCGCCGTTCGGAACTCCGGCCACTCTTGCGCTGTCAGGACCCTCACATGACCCGCTCCACTCTCTTCACCCTCGCCGTGCTCGCCGCCGCACCCGTGACGGCCCAGCACCTGCTCGTGCCCATGGACAAGACGCAGACCAACCACCTGCGCGCCTATGGGCTGACGTACTGGTGCCTGCAGGCCCCGCGGGGGTATGAGTGCGAGTGGCTGCTGAACTTCCGCGGCGGGAGCTTCCTGCTGCCCGATACGGCGGAGGTGCGGGCGCGGGCGGGGGCCATGGGGGTGCTGGTGTCACCGCTGGATGGCGCCGGGCGAGAGGCGCTCAACCGCACCATCGCCCAGGGCAACATGGAGCGGGTGCAACTGACCCGGGCGCCGCGGGTGGCTGTGTACGTGCCCCCCGACAATGAGCCCTGGGATGACGCCGTGCGGGTGGCGCTCGAATACGCCCAGATCGAGTACAAGACGGTGTGGGACCGCGAGGTGCTGGCGGGGAAGCTGGCCGACTACGACTGGCTGCACCTGCACCACGAGGACTTCAGCGGCCAGTTCGGCCGCTTCTACACCACCTTCGCCAACACCCCATGGTACCGTCGGCAGGTGCAGTCCTCCCAGCAGGTGGCGCAGGCGCTGGGATTCCCCTCGGTGTGCGCCGAGAAGCAGGCCGTGGCGGCGGCCATCGCCGGGTGGGTTGGCAAGGGTGGCTTGCTGTTCGCCATGTGCAGCGCCCCCGACAGCCTCGACGTGGCGCTGGCGGCTCAGGGCCTGGATATCGTGCCCCCGCAGATTGACGGTACGCCGCTGGACCTGCAGGCCAACAGCAAGCTCAACTTCGCACGCACGCTGGCGTTCCGGAGCTTCAAGCTGGTCATGGACCCCTCGGTGGTCGAGATCTCCGACATTGATGTGGAGGCGGCGGGTGGCACGCGTTCGACCGGGCAGGCCTTCGAGCTGTTCGAGTTCTCGGCCAAGCAGGACCCCATCGCCACCATGCTGGTGCAGGACCACGTGGCGCGGGTGCCGGACTTCATGGGTCTGACTACCGCCTTCCGGCGCGGGGCGCTCAAGGATACCGCGATCGTGCTGGGCGACTTCCCCGGCCAGGACAAGGTCAAGTACATCCACGGCGACTACGGGGAAGGGACGTACACGTTCCTGGGGGGGCACGACCCGGAGGACTACGCGCACTTTGTGGGCGAGCCGGCGACCGACCTGAGCTTCCACCCGCACTCGCCGGGCTACCGGCTGATCCTCAACAACGTGCTCTTCCCGGCGGCCAAGACGAAGGAGCGGAAGACCTGACGGGAGAAGGGGTTCATTCCGGGGGCCGACCTCGCCAGCATGAAGGGAAGAGGACCATGCGAACCCTGTGTGGCAGCATCGCCTTCATCCTCCTCGTCGCGACCGTCGCCTCCGCTCAGCCCCTCACCCTCGTCGCCAGGGGCCGCAGCGCGTTCGTCATCTACCGCGACACGGCGGCTCCCCCCTCGGTCAGCCTGGCGGCCCAGGAGCTACAGCGGGTCATCAAGCTCTCGACCGGCGTGGAACTGCCCATTCGCGACGAACCGGCCTCGCCCATGATCTGTCTGGGCGACAACGCCGCCTCGCGCCAGGCGAAGCTGTCGGTGGAGGGGCTCCGGGACGACGGCTTCCTGATCGTCACGCGCGGGGGCAATGTCTACATCCTGGGGCGCGAGAACCCGGGCGACCAGCCGACATGGCGAGGCTACCTGACCCGGGGCACGCTGCTGGGGAGCTATGACTTCCTCGAGCGGGTGGTGGGCGCGCGCTGGCTGATGCCGTCGGAGGTCGGGGAAGAGATCCCGGCCCGCGAGCGGCTGACGGTGCCGGCGCTGAACCTCCGACAGGAGCCGGCGCTGCAGATCCGCTATCTCGTGGATGTCCAGGAGGGCCCGCCGCCCTCGGCCAAGGTCCCCGACTACCCGCGCGAGTGGGCTCTGCGCAACAAGCTGCAGACCACGCGGGAGGGCCGGCGCCTGGACCATGGCCATGCCTGGGACCAGTACATCCCCAAGGAGGAGTGGCTGGCACACCCGGAGTGGCTGGCGCGGGACGCCGCGGGCAACCCGCGCTCGTATGTGAAGCATCCCGCCGGCGTGAAGTACTGCACCAACAACCCCGAGCTGATCCAGCGTTTCGCGGCCGGGGTCATCCAGTGGCTGGACGACCACCCCACGTTCAGGGGCGCGGCCATCTCGCCCTCTGATGGCGGGGACTTCTGCGAGTGCCCGGA is drawn from bacterium and contains these coding sequences:
- a CDS encoding asparagine synthetase B; the protein is MTRSTLFTLAVLAAAPVTAQHLLVPMDKTQTNHLRAYGLTYWCLQAPRGYECEWLLNFRGGSFLLPDTAEVRARAGAMGVLVSPLDGAGREALNRTIAQGNMERVQLTRAPRVAVYVPPDNEPWDDAVRVALEYAQIEYKTVWDREVLAGKLADYDWLHLHHEDFSGQFGRFYTTFANTPWYRRQVQSSQQVAQALGFPSVCAEKQAVAAAIAGWVGKGGLLFAMCSAPDSLDVALAAQGLDIVPPQIDGTPLDLQANSKLNFARTLAFRSFKLVMDPSVVEISDIDVEAAGGTRSTGQAFELFEFSAKQDPIATMLVQDHVARVPDFMGLTTAFRRGALKDTAIVLGDFPGQDKVKYIHGDYGEGTYTFLGGHDPEDYAHFVGEPATDLSFHPHSPGYRLILNNVLFPAAKTKERKT